The following are from one region of the Rhizobium sullae genome:
- a CDS encoding apolipoprotein A-IV repeat region-like domain-containing protein, which yields MANNKYSESIEDKAFQALDEALQIDFSQQKAPSRGAKTPDAPEAKVSDTPSARSNHQDQDESQRRGGRGPRAAEQQTPRSPALAAANDANRMTAASILKSLDGGSTRSAVRNATLFSLLWIVGGAGLMALLYSPQIWQIRSVADLVALPGVIAGIIGVIVPVLLFYAFGIMISRAQDMRNAARSMAEVALRLAEPETIASERIMTVGQAVRREVSAMNEGIERTIARASELETLVHSEVNALERSYADNELRVRGLVHELGSEREAIVNHAERIRSSIVGVHDQLKEDLSLATEEIAVRLATSGEAFASMIDTRAATLTEKSETAIQSLGSLLAAKTDSLLQTLTSSGFALAHEFDTRLESLTSNLNDRGEQLLSQFETRASTMDSSAEKLNAALNDRARQLNEILIARTREINESLTGGEREITGTLDDVLSKLNASLDEKSASFRQSLQSSADDAIMDLDLRSGFFDERLQATVAQMSTAFDERVAEFANAFDKRAGSLDTKLMESLARINETLAGGSESIDGILNSSIERLGASMTDQSFALATALSTGQEVLESSLGSKVDEISSALSVRTNEITSALQSASGEISEALASGVSELHGSLSGRASEITSALQSASGEISQVLASGVSELHGSLSGRTSELTFALQSAKDEISETLASGTTDLRENLSSHTGKLTSALKNAKGELSEALTSGTSELQANLSGRTSELASALQNATGEISLALATGTSELHNNLAARSTEFRETLLSTTSDLTAAVSAGTEQITSAFGRADELNNVISQRADAITQALDSAHERIDDVMAERSSALVSALSSNHDRIADALDEKTMALAISLDDSQSRFDSALEARTNALLDTVAGAEARVAGAFADKAEAIRSAYTDNQERLELSLDEHAAALSSTLSSSNNRLETLTGEAAARMEALTSEATARIDGGLASAHDRIRATLDDRANAISLSLSNAHAQLSDTLSEQATTIGASVAASASMLEMSLEDHEASIRQTIDNSAKSLEERLREGAGQIAGRFQDAASEISRSAETFSTHLDQSIDGMTGRFAETGSRVEAGLAALENRIRDGVGGVATQVDAAGSRLAETLNDSISQLRELGDDAALRVTTVLESTSDTLSSAIDERTASLASAIDERATALTSVVDERASVLAAVVDDRAANLATSIDDRTANLAQAMHRGSEHIDERLSTMDRALTLGLNAVNQTIEGKAAGLASTLRSAVADAAQGMDAEAARTAELMARTGQQFTEGLDQKSSEFARAMDERSEQIVGRVSEAQNRLASQAAAVAQTFSEAGNAIVNKVAEAETLVSGQVNAISQALSEAQSSLESRGDAIRSTIASASEGIAATMSDVDKALEARGDAIRSGLTDQAREIDATLTDVEKALEARGNTIRSTIASASEGIAATMSDVDKALEARSSAIRSGLTDQAREIDATLTDVEKALEARGHTIRSTLDERTRELNSMLAGRSSELSRLIDETARPMIERYAETGKEAAARIAAAAEQSADRLRAENAALANAIAARTESAATAVNTIETSLLGNVNALIERLSENSASMATMMSRAAENLTDVDGRLGETTSRFTDSASKAAEMVSASTRLLEGKVDRLSDISGQTLAQVGGIIGRFDEHSKVLSQASNLLAAAQSNLVSTLEEREGALQNLSVGLVQRSEEIETTMRALSSMVENAFERAEQRSNQVTGNLRQGVQSSFADIGRVLSETEKRTEEAAEAMRNSIVKAGEEANATIDGTFGNAERRANDLSNRLRGGLTASLSDVERMLGEAGRASDGAAQQLRESLREAVEEAVARFSGATDEIRRSAGDIRKELDMTRSELKRGAFDLPEEAKESAAAMRRAVAEQIKALQDISQIVGRSTQQLEISEPVARAAAHAQPAPRPAAAAAQQPAPAPARPPVVEDGLALRGTITPPAAAAPQRPVPAPATPARQETGGWISDLLRGASRDEAAEEAPARAAAPSAQPAPAQRSADSRNPRHVVESLNSLSVDIARAIDHDASVDLWRRYQRGERDVFTRRLYTLKGQQTFDEIKRKYDREPEFRTAVDRYIADFEKLLADVARSDRDQTITQSYLTSDTGKVYTMLAHAAGRLS from the coding sequence CGTCTCGCCGAGCCGGAAACGATCGCGTCCGAACGCATCATGACCGTCGGCCAAGCCGTTCGCCGCGAGGTCTCGGCCATGAACGAAGGCATCGAGCGAACGATCGCGCGCGCTTCCGAGCTCGAAACGCTGGTTCACTCCGAAGTCAACGCGCTTGAGCGCAGCTACGCCGATAACGAACTGCGCGTGCGCGGCCTGGTTCATGAGCTCGGTTCAGAGCGCGAAGCGATCGTCAATCATGCCGAGCGGATCCGCAGCTCGATCGTCGGCGTCCACGACCAGTTGAAGGAAGACCTCTCGCTTGCGACGGAAGAGATCGCCGTGCGCCTTGCAACGTCCGGCGAAGCCTTCGCATCGATGATCGACACCCGCGCCGCAACGCTGACGGAAAAGTCGGAAACCGCGATCCAGTCGCTCGGTTCGCTTCTTGCCGCCAAGACCGACTCGCTGCTGCAGACGCTGACCTCCTCCGGTTTTGCGCTGGCGCACGAATTCGACACGCGTCTGGAATCGCTCACCTCCAACCTCAACGATCGCGGCGAGCAACTGCTCAGCCAGTTCGAAACGCGCGCCTCCACGATGGACAGCAGCGCAGAGAAGCTGAATGCGGCGCTGAACGACCGCGCCCGCCAGCTGAACGAAATCCTGATCGCCCGCACTCGCGAAATCAACGAAAGCCTGACCGGCGGCGAACGCGAAATCACCGGCACGCTCGACGACGTGCTTTCCAAGCTCAATGCGTCGCTCGACGAGAAGAGCGCAAGCTTCCGTCAGAGCCTGCAGTCCAGCGCCGACGACGCCATCATGGACCTTGACCTGCGCTCCGGCTTCTTCGACGAGCGCCTGCAGGCAACGGTCGCCCAGATGTCCACCGCATTCGACGAACGCGTGGCGGAATTCGCGAATGCCTTCGACAAGCGCGCCGGTTCGCTCGACACCAAGCTGATGGAAAGCCTCGCGCGCATCAACGAGACGCTGGCCGGCGGCTCGGAATCAATCGACGGCATCCTCAATTCCAGCATCGAGCGCCTTGGCGCCTCGATGACCGACCAGTCTTTCGCGCTGGCGACTGCGCTCAGCACCGGTCAGGAGGTTCTCGAAAGCTCTCTCGGCAGCAAGGTCGACGAAATCTCCAGCGCCCTGTCGGTCCGCACCAACGAGATCACCTCTGCGCTGCAGTCTGCGAGCGGCGAGATTTCTGAGGCGCTCGCTTCGGGCGTCTCCGAGCTGCACGGCAGCCTGTCGGGCCGCGCGAGCGAGATCACCTCCGCCTTGCAGTCTGCAAGCGGCGAGATTTCTCAGGTGCTCGCTTCGGGCGTTTCCGAACTGCATGGCAGCCTTTCAGGCCGCACGAGCGAGCTCACCTTCGCACTGCAGAGCGCAAAGGATGAAATTTCTGAGACCCTGGCGTCTGGCACCACCGATCTGCGGGAGAACCTTTCGAGCCATACCGGTAAGCTGACCTCGGCGCTGAAAAATGCCAAGGGCGAGCTCTCCGAGGCTCTCACGTCCGGCACTTCTGAGCTGCAGGCGAATCTTTCGGGCCGTACCAGCGAATTGGCATCGGCCTTGCAGAACGCCACCGGTGAAATTTCGCTGGCGCTCGCAACCGGCACCTCCGAACTTCACAACAACCTGGCGGCGCGTTCGACGGAATTCCGCGAGACCCTGCTGTCGACCACGTCCGACCTCACCGCAGCCGTCTCCGCCGGCACCGAGCAGATCACCTCCGCCTTCGGCCGCGCCGACGAGCTAAACAACGTCATCTCCCAGCGCGCCGACGCGATCACGCAGGCCCTGGATTCCGCCCATGAACGCATCGACGACGTCATGGCGGAACGCAGCAGCGCGCTCGTCAGCGCGCTCTCCAGCAATCACGACCGCATCGCCGATGCCCTAGACGAAAAGACGATGGCGCTCGCCATCTCGCTTGACGACAGCCAGAGTCGCTTCGACAGCGCGCTCGAGGCCCGCACCAACGCGCTCCTCGACACCGTTGCGGGTGCTGAGGCCCGGGTTGCCGGCGCCTTCGCCGACAAGGCTGAGGCGATCCGCAGCGCTTATACCGACAACCAGGAACGGCTCGAACTATCGCTCGACGAACACGCCGCAGCGCTCTCCTCGACGCTCTCCAGCAGCAACAATCGCCTCGAGACACTGACGGGCGAAGCAGCCGCACGCATGGAAGCGCTCACAAGCGAAGCAACCGCGCGCATCGACGGCGGCCTCGCCTCGGCCCATGACCGCATCCGCGCAACGCTGGACGACCGTGCGAACGCGATCAGCCTTTCGCTCAGCAACGCGCATGCGCAGCTCAGCGACACGCTGTCGGAGCAGGCGACGACCATCGGCGCTTCGGTCGCCGCAAGCGCCAGCATGCTCGAAATGTCGCTGGAAGATCACGAAGCCTCCATTCGCCAGACGATCGACAACAGCGCCAAGTCGCTCGAAGAGCGTCTGCGCGAGGGCGCCGGCCAGATCGCCGGCCGCTTCCAAGATGCAGCAAGCGAAATCTCACGTTCGGCAGAAACCTTTTCCACGCACCTCGATCAGTCGATCGACGGCATGACCGGCCGGTTTGCCGAAACCGGTTCACGCGTCGAAGCAGGCCTTGCTGCTCTCGAAAACCGGATCCGCGACGGCGTCGGCGGTGTCGCAACGCAGGTGGATGCCGCAGGCAGCCGCCTTGCGGAAACACTTAACGACAGCATTTCGCAACTGCGCGAACTCGGCGACGATGCCGCCCTACGCGTTACGACCGTCCTGGAAAGCACAAGCGACACGCTTTCCAGCGCCATCGATGAGCGCACGGCAAGCCTTGCCTCCGCCATTGATGAGCGGGCGACAGCCCTCACCTCTGTGGTGGACGAGCGAGCGAGCGTGCTTGCCGCAGTCGTGGACGACCGTGCCGCAAATCTTGCAACGTCCATCGACGACCGCACAGCGAACCTTGCACAGGCGATGCACCGCGGCAGCGAACATATCGACGAACGCCTATCCACCATGGACCGGGCGCTCACGCTTGGCCTCAATGCCGTCAACCAGACGATCGAAGGCAAGGCAGCCGGTCTCGCCTCGACGCTGCGCAGCGCCGTTGCCGATGCCGCCCAGGGCATGGATGCCGAAGCTGCGCGCACGGCCGAACTGATGGCCCGCACCGGCCAGCAGTTCACCGAAGGTCTCGACCAGAAGAGCAGCGAGTTCGCACGTGCCATGGACGAGCGCTCCGAACAGATCGTCGGCCGCGTGTCCGAGGCGCAGAACCGTCTTGCGAGCCAGGCCGCCGCCGTCGCCCAGACCTTCTCCGAAGCCGGCAATGCGATCGTTAACAAGGTCGCCGAGGCCGAAACGCTCGTCAGCGGCCAGGTCAATGCCATTTCGCAGGCCCTCTCCGAGGCCCAGTCCTCGCTGGAAAGCCGCGGCGACGCGATCCGCTCGACAATCGCCAGCGCCAGCGAAGGCATTGCCGCCACAATGTCGGACGTCGACAAGGCTCTCGAAGCCCGCGGCGACGCGATCCGCTCAGGCCTGACAGACCAGGCCCGTGAAATCGATGCGACCTTGACGGATGTCGAAAAAGCGCTCGAGGCCCGGGGTAACACAATCCGCTCGACAATCGCCAGCGCCAGCGAAGGCATTGCCGCCACAATGTCGGACGTCGACAAGGCTCTCGAAGCCCGCAGCAGCGCGATCCGCTCAGGCCTGACAGATCAGGCCCGTGAAATCGATGCGACCTTGACGGATGTCGAAAAAGCGCTCGAGGCCCGGGGGCACACAATCCGCTCGACGCTCGACGAACGCACCCGCGAGCTCAATTCCATGCTCGCCGGTCGTTCTTCCGAGCTGTCGCGGCTGATCGATGAAACCGCACGCCCGATGATCGAGCGCTATGCGGAAACCGGCAAGGAGGCTGCGGCCCGCATCGCCGCCGCCGCCGAGCAGAGTGCCGACCGCCTTCGCGCCGAAAACGCGGCGCTGGCCAATGCGATCGCGGCCCGCACAGAGAGCGCCGCCACCGCGGTCAACACGATCGAAACGAGCCTGCTTGGCAACGTCAACGCGCTGATCGAGCGCCTGTCCGAAAACAGCGCCTCGATGGCGACGATGATGAGCCGTGCGGCGGAAAATCTGACGGACGTCGATGGCCGCCTCGGCGAGACCACCTCGCGCTTCACCGACTCGGCCTCCAAGGCGGCGGAAATGGTGTCGGCCTCGACCCGCCTGCTCGAAGGCAAGGTCGATCGCCTCTCCGATATCTCCGGCCAGACGCTGGCGCAGGTCGGCGGCATCATCGGCCGCTTCGACGAGCACTCGAAGGTTCTAAGCCAGGCATCGAACCTGCTTGCGGCTGCACAGTCGAACCTCGTGTCGACGCTCGAGGAACGTGAAGGCGCTCTTCAGAACCTCTCCGTCGGCCTCGTCCAGCGTTCCGAAGAGATCGAAACGACGATGCGCGCGCTTTCCAGCATGGTCGAGAACGCCTTCGAGCGCGCCGAACAGCGCTCCAACCAGGTCACCGGCAATCTGCGCCAGGGCGTACAGTCCTCCTTCGCCGATATCGGCCGCGTGCTCTCGGAAACCGAGAAGCGTACCGAGGAAGCCGCCGAGGCGATGCGCAACTCGATCGTCAAGGCCGGCGAAGAAGCGAACGCAACGATCGACGGCACCTTCGGCAATGCCGAACGCCGCGCGAACGATCTGTCGAACCGCCTTCGCGGTGGGCTGACGGCGTCGCTTTCGGATGTCGAGCGCATGCTCGGCGAGGCCGGCCGTGCTTCGGACGGCGCTGCCCAGCAGCTGCGGGAATCGCTTCGCGAAGCCGTCGAGGAAGCGGTCGCCCGGTTCTCCGGCGCTACCGACGAAATCCGCCGCTCGGCAGGCGATATTCGCAAGGAACTCGACATGACGCGCAGCGAATTGAAGCGCGGCGCATTCGACCTTCCGGAAGAAGCCAAGGAAAGTGCGGCCGCGATGCGCCGCGCCGTTGCCGAACAAATCAAGGCGCTGCAGGACATTTCGCAGATCGTCGGCCGCTCCACGCAGCAACTCGAAATCTCCGAGCCGGTTGCCCGCGCAGCCGCACATGCCCAGCCCGCACCGCGCCCGGCAGCTGCGGCCGCCCAGCAGCCTGCCCCGGCGCCCGCCCGCCCGCCCGTCGTTGAAGACGGCCTTGCGCTTCGCGGCACGATCACTCCGCCGGCAGCCGCAGCGCCGCAGCGCCCCGTCCCCGCTCCAGCCACGCCTGCCCGCCAGGAAACCGGGGGCTGGATCAGCGACCTGCTGCGCGGTGCGTCGCGCGACGAAGCCGCCGAGGAAGCTCCCGCACGCGCGGCAGCCCCGAGCGCCCAGCCTGCGCCAGCACAGCGCAGCGCCGATAGCCGCAATCCGCGCCACGTCGTCGAATCGCTGAATTCGCTCTCGGTCGATATCGCCCGCGCGATCGATCACGACGCCTCGGTCGATCTGTGGCGCCGTTACCAGCGCGGTGAGCGCGACGTCTTCACCCGCCGCCTCTACACGCTGAAGGGCCAGCAGACCTTCGACGAGATCAAGCGCAAATACGACCGCGAACCGGAATTCCGCACCGCCGTCGACCGCTACATCGCCGATTTCGAGAAGCTGCTTGCCGACGTCGCCCGCTCTGACCGCGATCAGACGATCACGCAGTCCTACCTGACATCGGACACCGGCAAGGTCTACACGATGCTGGCCCACGCCGCAGGGCGTTTGAGCTAA
- a CDS encoding MlaD family protein translates to METKANYTIVGFFTVLVIAAAFGFVYWMAEYGRSGPMAELVVRIPGSANGLSVGSPVRFNGIQVGSVTSLSIDADDPQYSLAFTEVRVDAPIYPSTRAILEIQGLTGAAYIELSGGKVGEENILQKAVETGKRAVIVADQSSVTNLLATADKILDRANAAVGEVHGFVQDARGPLTKTLQNAETFSGALAKNSGNIDSFLQSVGELSETVRKVSGRVDSTLEAVEALVKAVDAKKIDTILSNAEKVSRDIANASGDLKGAIQRFNETATTFNDFGKKAQTTLDRVDTLVAQIDPAKVKGSVDDIAQATKDARVAVASIRDVANTVSARQKDIDQTIQDVSQMANKLNSASTRVDGILIKLDALFGTDNSQSLFTEARATLDSFKKMADNLNARIGPIADNLQRFSSGGLRDVQALVDDTRHTMQNLNSAISNFDQNPQRLIFGGDTVKQYDGRTRR, encoded by the coding sequence ATGGAAACCAAAGCGAACTACACGATCGTCGGCTTTTTCACTGTTCTGGTGATCGCAGCCGCATTCGGCTTCGTCTACTGGATGGCCGAGTACGGACGCAGCGGCCCTATGGCGGAACTCGTCGTGCGTATTCCGGGCTCGGCAAACGGCCTCAGCGTTGGCTCACCGGTGCGCTTCAATGGCATTCAGGTGGGGTCGGTGACGTCCCTGTCGATCGATGCCGACGACCCGCAATATTCGCTGGCCTTCACCGAGGTGCGCGTCGATGCGCCGATCTATCCTTCCACCAGGGCCATCCTTGAAATCCAGGGCCTGACGGGTGCGGCCTATATCGAGCTTTCGGGCGGCAAGGTGGGTGAAGAGAATATCCTGCAAAAGGCCGTCGAGACCGGCAAGCGCGCGGTGATCGTCGCGGATCAATCAAGTGTGACGAATCTTCTGGCGACGGCCGACAAAATTCTCGACCGGGCGAACGCGGCGGTGGGCGAGGTTCATGGTTTCGTCCAGGACGCGCGCGGACCGCTGACCAAGACGCTGCAAAATGCGGAGACCTTCTCCGGTGCGCTAGCGAAGAATTCCGGCAATATCGATTCCTTCCTGCAGAGCGTCGGCGAGCTTTCCGAAACCGTCCGCAAAGTCTCCGGCCGAGTCGATTCCACGCTCGAGGCCGTCGAAGCGCTGGTAAAGGCCGTCGACGCGAAGAAGATCGATACGATCCTCAGCAATGCCGAGAAGGTGAGCCGCGATATCGCCAATGCGTCCGGCGACCTGAAGGGTGCCATCCAGAGATTCAACGAGACGGCGACGACCTTCAACGATTTCGGCAAGAAGGCGCAGACGACGCTCGACCGCGTCGATACGCTCGTGGCGCAGATCGATCCCGCCAAGGTGAAGGGGTCGGTCGACGATATCGCGCAGGCGACGAAGGATGCACGCGTCGCGGTCGCCTCCATACGGGACGTCGCCAATACCGTCTCGGCGCGCCAGAAGGATATCGACCAGACGATCCAGGACGTCTCGCAGATGGCGAACAAGCTGAACTCGGCCTCGACGCGCGTCGACGGCATCCTGATCAAGCTCGACGCGCTGTTCGGCACGGACAATTCGCAGTCGCTCTTTACGGAGGCGCGCGCAACGCTCGATTCCTTCAAGAAGATGGCGGACAATCTCAACGCTCGCATCGGTCCGATCGCGGACAACCTGCAGCGGTTTTCGAGCGGCGGCTTGCGCGACGTGCAGGCGCTCGTCGACGATACCCGCCATACGATGCAGAATCTCAACAGTGCGATCAGCAATTTCGACCAAAATCCGCAGCGGCTGATTTTTGGCGGCGATACGGTAAAGCAATATGACGGCCGGACGCGCCGTTGA
- a CDS encoding selenium-binding family protein — MVTWKPDPSFYPSPRMAMKAAPETLAYVAAFDPARAVPDELAVVDVDPKSASYGQIVTSLAMPNVGDELHHFGWNACSSCLCPNAPHPHAERRYLVVPGLKSSRIHIIDTKPDGRKPSIVKVIEPGEVADRAGYSRPHTVHCGPEGIYVAALGNAEGKGPGGVFLMDHETFEVRGQWEMDRGPQQLSYDVWWHLGHDTLVTSEWGTPDTFENGLIPEILLSAKYGRRLHFWDLHKRKHLQTIDFGDKYQLVFELRPAHDPTKAYGFVNCVLSLEDLSSSIWVWHRDGAKWAVTKVIDIPAEPADPDLLPPMLKGFNAVPPLVTDIDLSMDDRFLYVSCWGTGDLHQYDVSDPFKPKLTGKVRIGGIVSRASHPGAKNGALNGGPQMVEISRDGRRIYFTNSLYGAIDEQFYPDGISGWMVKLDAEPDGGIAFDEKFFVEWPKSHRPHQVRLQGGDCSSDSYCYP; from the coding sequence ATGGTAACGTGGAAACCCGATCCAAGCTTTTATCCGTCACCGCGAATGGCCATGAAGGCCGCGCCGGAGACGCTTGCCTACGTCGCCGCCTTCGATCCGGCGCGAGCGGTTCCCGACGAGCTCGCGGTCGTCGATGTCGATCCCAAATCAGCCTCCTATGGTCAGATCGTCACATCCCTCGCAATGCCCAATGTCGGTGACGAGCTGCATCATTTCGGCTGGAACGCCTGCTCATCCTGCCTTTGCCCGAATGCGCCGCACCCGCATGCGGAGCGCCGCTATCTGGTCGTACCCGGGTTGAAATCCTCGCGCATCCATATCATCGACACCAAGCCCGACGGCCGGAAACCATCGATCGTCAAGGTCATCGAACCGGGCGAAGTCGCCGACCGGGCCGGATACTCCAGGCCTCATACCGTTCACTGCGGACCGGAAGGGATCTATGTCGCAGCACTTGGCAATGCCGAGGGCAAGGGACCGGGCGGCGTGTTCCTTATGGATCACGAGACATTCGAGGTGCGCGGCCAATGGGAAATGGATCGCGGGCCGCAGCAGCTTTCCTACGACGTCTGGTGGCATCTTGGCCACGACACGCTCGTCACCAGCGAGTGGGGCACGCCGGATACTTTTGAAAACGGCCTGATCCCGGAAATCCTGCTCAGCGCAAAATACGGCCGCCGGCTGCACTTCTGGGACCTGCACAAGCGCAAGCACCTGCAGACGATCGATTTCGGTGACAAGTATCAGCTCGTATTCGAACTCAGGCCCGCGCATGATCCGACCAAAGCCTATGGCTTTGTGAACTGCGTTCTCAGTCTTGAGGACCTCTCGTCCTCGATATGGGTCTGGCACCGCGACGGCGCGAAGTGGGCGGTTACAAAGGTGATTGACATTCCGGCGGAGCCCGCCGATCCGGACCTGTTGCCGCCGATGCTCAAGGGTTTCAATGCCGTGCCGCCGCTTGTCACCGATATCGACCTTTCGATGGATGACAGATTTCTCTACGTGTCCTGCTGGGGAACTGGCGATCTGCATCAGTACGATGTCTCCGATCCATTCAAGCCGAAGCTGACAGGAAAGGTCCGGATCGGCGGCATCGTTTCGCGCGCTTCGCATCCGGGAGCGAAGAATGGCGCGCTGAATGGCGGCCCGCAGATGGTCGAGATCAGCCGTGACGGTCGCCGCATCTATTTCACCAACTCGCTCTATGGCGCGATCGACGAACAGTTCTATCCCGATGGCATCTCCGGCTGGATGGTGAAGCTTGACGCGGAGCCTGACGGCGGCATTGCCTTCGACGAGAAATTCTTCGTCGAATGGCCAAAGTCGCATCGCCCGCACCAGGTCCGCCTCCAGGGTGGAGATTGCTCGTCGGATTCCTATTGCTATCCGTAA
- a CDS encoding ABC-type transport auxiliary lipoprotein family protein — protein MAVSHVLARRSLLARTTLLLPLMALAVTGCGTAAKNDTFDLSATVTVDGRPAKRSQILVPAPTALKALDSSQIVVRVSPSEIQYLSRSQWSDSLPRIVQSKLVEAYENSGKLGGVGKPGQGLAIDYQVVTDIRAFEIDTSIGSQAVVEISANILNDRNGTVRAQKVFRAAVPAGGGSNVGYVKALDRAFSAVTAEIVDWTLRSI, from the coding sequence ATGGCCGTATCGCATGTGTTGGCGCGCCGTTCATTGCTGGCAAGAACGACGCTCCTTTTGCCGCTTATGGCGCTGGCAGTGACCGGTTGCGGCACGGCGGCCAAGAACGATACCTTTGATCTCTCCGCCACCGTCACCGTCGACGGACGGCCCGCCAAGCGCAGCCAGATTCTCGTGCCGGCGCCGACGGCCTTGAAGGCGCTCGACAGCAGCCAGATCGTCGTCCGCGTTTCGCCCTCCGAGATCCAGTATCTGTCGCGCTCGCAATGGAGCGACAGCCTGCCGCGCATAGTGCAATCGAAGCTAGTGGAAGCCTACGAGAACTCCGGCAAGCTCGGCGGCGTCGGTAAGCCGGGACAGGGCCTTGCGATCGACTATCAGGTCGTCACCGACATCCGCGCCTTCGAGATCGACACCAGCATCGGCAGCCAGGCCGTCGTCGAAATCTCGGCGAATATCCTCAACGACCGCAACGGCACGGTCCGCGCCCAGAAGGTTTTCCGCGCGGCCGTTCCTGCAGGCGGCGGCTCGAATGTAGGTTACGTCAAGGCGCTCGACCGCGCGTTCTCTGCGGTGACGGCAGAGATCGTCGATTGGACGCTGCGGTCGATTTGA